The genomic window CGACGGGTCGTCCGTAACGCTCCGCGCACACGCTGCGAACGCCGGCTTGTAGTCGTGGCCGATCTCGTAATAATCGCGGCACATCTGAAACGAGAGCGGACCGCTGTGCGGGTTGTACAAGAGGCCTTGTTTGAGCGTTGAGAGCGCGGCTTGGTAATCGGCAGCGTGAACTCGTCCGTCCATGCCTTGCAGCACCGAAAGCGCTAGCCATGGTTCATAGAGATGTGAATAGATCCGAGTCGATTTGGCGTAGTAGCGCTCAGCCAAGTCGAGGCTCAGCATCCGTTCGAAGCTGAGTCCCCGGTAGTACACGACGTAGCCGAAAATGGGTCTGAACAGGAACCAGCCGGCAACCAGCACCACCACCAAGATGATCCAACGATCGTAGGTCCGCACGACATATGGACGGACATCCTCCGCCTGGATCGACTTCGAATTGTCCATCACGCGATCACCGCAAAGAACAGCGCGAGGAAGACCAGGACGTAGCCGGCCGCCATCTCGGCCGCCAGATGCCACTTCTTAACGCGCGGGCTGTTCATGTACCACGGCGCGAAGAGCCCGACGAAGAACACCGGGATGCCGTGGCCCACGCCGAACGCGAACATGAGCAGCGATCCGAGCAAGAGCTTCCCCTTGAATGTCGTCACGGCCAGCGCAGCGATCATGAACGGCGTCGCATCCGGCGCGATGAGAAACGCGAATCCGAAGCCGAGCAGGAACGCGCCCATCCAGCCGCGGCCGGCGTGCGTGAGTGCGTCGGAAAACGGCATTTTTATCGGGATCTCGATCAACCTGATCATCGACAGGCCCATGATCAGGCAGAGCGCGGCGGTGAAGTAGTACAGAAACCCCGTCATCGTCAACAGCGCGCCGAACGATCCGGCGAGGGCGCCGACGCCGCTGTACACCACGCAGATGCCGGCGATGAACACGAGCGAGAGCATCGCCGCTTGCCCGGGCGATTTGGCGACGTTGCCCGCGTAGTTCGCGATCGCGACCATGCGCGGCACGCTCGACGGGCTCAGGGAACTCAAGATGCCGCCCAACGCCATCAGTACGATGGCAAGTCCGAGATTGTCGGAGACCGCATCGCCGAGCTTATCGGTCACGGCGTAGATATTCGTATAGTCCATGACGGTGTTCAATGTCCTCCGAACTCGAGGCCGGCGTCGAACGACCTGCCTGTGTAGTAATGATTCCCTTGTGCGTTGAGATACGTGATGAGGTATTCGTGATTCAGCACGTTTCGCACGCGCAAGGTCAGTTTCACGTCCGAATTCAGCGCGATGCCTTTTTCGGCGTCAAACGTGATGTGTGGTGAGTACTTGCAAAAACCGGGTGTGCCGGGAGGACACGCGGCCGAAGAGAGCCCGCTGCCGTATTCGCCGTCGAGCGACAGCCAGCCGCCGCGATCGTTGTTGAGAACTGCGCCGCTCGTCGCGCCCCATCGTTGTTCGTGGTCCGCAGGCGTCCAATCGGTCGGCGAACCAAAACACGGCGCGAGCAGTTGGGTCTCGCAGCCTTTGTTGACAGAGTACGTGTGGTTCAGGGAGAAGTAGAGCCGGCCTTGCCGGCTGAGGGGCGCTTGATAGTACGCCGATTGCGTCGCGATGCGCCCGAGCTGATAGTTGATATCCTGGTGGAGCAGCGTGACGCCCACTTGCGTGTCGTCGATGAGATCCGTCGCGTTTTTCCACATGACGCGCAGGCCAAGCTCGCCGGAACCGACCGGAAGATGTCCGCCGAATTCGTAGTCCGAATCGCGTTGCGGTTTGAGGTCGAAAGCGGCGACTTGTTGCTGCAGAGGCAGATCCAGTAGTTGCGCCGCTTGCGGCGACACGTTCTCAAAAGAGAACGGGGTGAAGAACCGGCCGTAGTATCCGTAGACGCTCGCGCGCGGACTCAGGATCTTCGTCAATTTCACGCGCGGACTGATCATCGAGAATCCGCGGTCGAACTGCGTCGACTGCAATTGAAATGCGTCCCCGCGCAGCCCATAGTCCAGTTGGTACGCGGTCCCCATGTGCCAGCTATCCTGGAGATAGACCGCCTCGGTATGGCCGCTGTTCGGCGAACTGTCGACGACGGGAAACGGCGCGTCGGGGGTGAGCGGCGTGTAGAGCGGGGAGAGGAAGTTTCCCGGCTGCAGCGTGACGCCAAACGTCTTTGCGATGTGGGCGATATCGTACAGACCACCCCAACTCACTTCGTGTTTTCCGCTCGAGAGGGCGTTGTCGAGGTTGAATTTGTAGTCGGTGGCGGTGCGGTCGCCCGACAGGGAATACGCGCAGGTTCCGTTGGCATAATTCGGGATCGTGAGTGCGTTCGCACAGTCGGTCGATGCGCCGCCACCGGCAGACCAAAGATTCTCACCGTAGGTCCAGTCGTTGCCCGGGTCGCCGAAGTCGCGGATATGCGAGTGCTTGAAGCCGAAACCGTACGAGAGCGAGCCGCGATCGCCGATCGCGTGACGCATCTGCACCGAGGTGAACAAGTCGTCTTGCGTCTCGTTGTCATCCGAAGTGAGTGGCTGACCGCCGGTGAGATCCAGCGGGATCTGAAACGTCTGATATGCATGCGAGAGGGTGAAGTTGATGTAGTCGTTACCGCGCGGCAGCGTGTAGCGCACGAACTGATTCGCGTCGCTCGCGTTGTTGTGCGGCGAATCGGGATTCGGCGGATCGAGACCACGCTGCGTGACGTTGTCGCGAAAGGCAGCGACGAGTGACCCGGCCCCAACCGGACTCTGATAGCCGAGCGTGGTGTCGAATAGGCCAAACGATCCGGCGTCTATAGCCTCCGTGTATCCGGCTGTGCCGACGCTGTTCCGCGTGTTGATGTTCAGCACGGATGCGAACCGTTCACCGTATTGAGCCGGGTATGCACCCTCCAAGACGTCGATGAAGGAGATGTCGTTCGGGTTTATCTCCGAGCCAATGTCTCGGTTAAGTTCCTGCGGGACCGAGACGCCGTCGACGACGTAGTTGATATCGCCGTGATCGCCGTTGATGTGCACGACCCCGTTCGCGCCCCGGGCTGCGCCGGGCAATTGGATCAGCAGCTCGGACATGCTTCCGGCCGCAGGCGACCGGCTTAACGCTTGTCTGTTCAGCGTCACATCGGTTCCGGACTTGCGAATGGGCGGCGGCGCCGTTACCGAGATCACACCGAGGTTCTTCGCCTCAAGCTTGAGCGTTATATCGGCGCCGGAGGCAGGCAGATCGAGAGCGGTTGAAACCTCGCCGCCGCTGCCTGTCGCAGTCACGAGATACGAACCTGGCGCGAGATTTGGGAACGCGAAGCGGCCGGCGGTATCGGTCCGCGTCTTCTGCGATACGTTGTTACCTGCTGCGGTGACTTGTGCGTTCGCCACGGGAGCGCCCGCAGCAGTAACGACCCCAGTGAGGACGGTGCTCGCCGCGAGTGCCGGTGCGGCCACTATGGCGAGCTGTGCCGCCAACGACAGCATAAAAATACATTTCGAAATGCGATTCATCTGTGCTCCAGTCATCCACAGCCCGCGAAATGCAGGGATGTGGCATCAAGTGATTATGATGCGAGGATTGACTGGAACAGCGGAGGCGGGCGGTTATAGAGGTGAGCAAACCACAGGGTGGAGCAGGATGCGATGCTCTCGCGCTCGATGCGATCGACGAACTTCGAGGTAAGGCCTTCGGGGGCCGGCAGTATGCTGACTAACGCAGAGACCGCCGTCGGCAACCGGCGTCCTACTTCGCGCGCGGCGAAGCCGAAAAGCACGACGGTGAGTAGCGCGCCGAGCACGCCTGCCGCTACATCGTGTCCGCCGAACGGGCACCCCTCGCCAAACTGCGTCAGCAATCCGAGGCCAAGCTGCAGCGCCGCGGTCAACGCGAAATAGCGCGCGCCTTTGCCGCCGAATGGAAGCGTGGCGAGACCGACGTGGAGAAGGCGTTTTAGATCGCGGCCGCCGGAAGAGCGCCGCAAGAGCGCGCGCCCTTGAATGATAAGCGTCGCGATGCCTGCGACCGCGAGCAACCCTAGGTACCAGTGTTTGACGCTGAACACCACGTTCTCAGCACCGGAACCCATGGCCGCGAATTCGGAAGCTAGGTGCGCGACGATGCATCCCACTCCGACGAGGAGCAGGTAGAACGGCCGGAGATTCGGTGTATCGGAGTTCGTGCGCATTCCTCTAGGTTATCGTCCAGACCGGACCCGAGATGAAGGACCGAATCGGCGGCCTTCGGTGACGTGCATCACAGTGCCCTCGTCATATAAGTCTGCATGCCTAATGAGAATCGTTCTCGGTAAGGAAAAGCGCGCCCTTTCACGGCTCTTTCAGCGTTTTTCGCGAATCGTCCCAAGGGCGGCGGGGAACCGATGTGCGGCCGTGGTACGAACCGCAACTATGTCGTCTTCGTCCGCGCGTCACCTCGAACGGTGGCCCTTGCTTTTGGCCGTC from Candidatus Eremiobacteraceae bacterium includes these protein-coding regions:
- a CDS encoding tetratricopeptide repeat protein, producing MMDNSKSIQAEDVRPYVVRTYDRWIILVVVLVAGWFLFRPIFGYVVYYRGLSFERMLSLDLAERYYAKSTRIYSHLYEPWLALSVLQGMDGRVHAADYQAALSTLKQGLLYNPHSGPLSFQMCRDYYEIGHDYKPAFAACARSVTDDPSNKFAWDYGAWAAHRSGDEKDAVDYWRHALAIDPNYVTAARAILRFTP
- a CDS encoding cytochrome c biogenesis protein CcdA, giving the protein MNTVMDYTNIYAVTDKLGDAVSDNLGLAIVLMALGGILSSLSPSSVPRMVAIANYAGNVAKSPGQAAMLSLVFIAGICVVYSGVGALAGSFGALLTMTGFLYYFTAALCLIMGLSMIRLIEIPIKMPFSDALTHAGRGWMGAFLLGFGFAFLIAPDATPFMIAALAVTTFKGKLLLGSLLMFAFGVGHGIPVFFVGLFAPWYMNSPRVKKWHLAAEMAAGYVLVFLALFFAVIA
- a CDS encoding TonB-dependent receptor; the encoded protein is MNRISKCIFMLSLAAQLAIVAAPALAASTVLTGVVTAAGAPVANAQVTAAGNNVSQKTRTDTAGRFAFPNLAPGSYLVTATGSGGEVSTALDLPASGADITLKLEAKNLGVISVTAPPPIRKSGTDVTLNRQALSRSPAAGSMSELLIQLPGAARGANGVVHINGDHGDINYVVDGVSVPQELNRDIGSEINPNDISFIDVLEGAYPAQYGERFASVLNINTRNSVGTAGYTEAIDAGSFGLFDTTLGYQSPVGAGSLVAAFRDNVTQRGLDPPNPDSPHNNASDANQFVRYTLPRGNDYINFTLSHAYQTFQIPLDLTGGQPLTSDDNETQDDLFTSVQMRHAIGDRGSLSYGFGFKHSHIRDFGDPGNDWTYGENLWSAGGGASTDCANALTIPNYANGTCAYSLSGDRTATDYKFNLDNALSSGKHEVSWGGLYDIAHIAKTFGVTLQPGNFLSPLYTPLTPDAPFPVVDSSPNSGHTEAVYLQDSWHMGTAYQLDYGLRGDAFQLQSTQFDRGFSMISPRVKLTKILSPRASVYGYYGRFFTPFSFENVSPQAAQLLDLPLQQQVAAFDLKPQRDSDYEFGGHLPVGSGELGLRVMWKNATDLIDDTQVGVTLLHQDINYQLGRIATQSAYYQAPLSRQGRLYFSLNHTYSVNKGCETQLLAPCFGSPTDWTPADHEQRWGATSGAVLNNDRGGWLSLDGEYGSGLSSAACPPGTPGFCKYSPHITFDAEKGIALNSDVKLTLRVRNVLNHEYLITYLNAQGNHYYTGRSFDAGLEFGGH